The DNA segment CGCTGTTGGCCCGCAAATAATCCGCATGGCTGACGAAACGTCCAATCCGTTCGAATGGCGCGAGTCACTGCGCCGGATCGGTGATTCACTGCAGGTGCTCGTGCGCAACCGGCTCGAGTTATTTGCGGTCGAATGGCAGGAGGAAAAACTGCGGCTGATCCGACTGCTGTGCTGGCTGGTGCTGGCGGGCGTCATTGGCAGCGCGGGCGTGTTGATCGCGCTCGGCGCGCTGGCTTGCTGGCTGTGGAGTCGGACCGGGTACCTCGGAGTCATCGGCCTGGTGCTGCTTTGTCTGGCGGCCACCGCCGTGATTCTCTGGAAACTGACGCAACAGTTGCGCTCGGACGCCGTGCCCTTTGCCCACACCGTTGAGGAATTTCGCAAGGACAACTCATGTCTGAAAAATCGCGATTAACGGAACTGGCGGAACACCGCAAGTTGCTGCTCTTGGAAGCGGACTTGCATCGCAGCGTGCTTACGCTCGAATTGGAAAAGCTGCGCACCGCCCTCTCGGAATTATCCGCCGCGCGCCAGCGAGTCACGCACAGCCCGTGGATGGTGGCGGGGGGCGCCGTGGCGGGATTGATGACCCTCCGCTACTGGCGGAAATTCAAACAGTGGGCGCCGGTTGCGGTTTCGACA comes from the Verrucomicrobiia bacterium genome and includes:
- a CDS encoding phage holin family protein is translated as MADETSNPFEWRESLRRIGDSLQVLVRNRLELFAVEWQEEKLRLIRLLCWLVLAGVIGSAGVLIALGALACWLWSRTGYLGVIGLVLLCLAATAVILWKLTQQLRSDAVPFAHTVEEFRKDNSCLKNRD